From the Paenibacillus sp. R14(2021) genome, the window CGGTCCGTGACGCGAGTCGCAATGACGACATCCGCGCCTGCGCGATCTTCGCCGCCGGCGGATAAAGGCAGCTCGGGCAGCGGAATTTCGCTCGAAATCCTGAGACCGAATGCTTGATACACCGTTTGCCGTACCGCAGAAATCATGCCGTTCACTCCTTTCGCCAAAATGAAGAAGTGTCCTTATATGATCCTTATCGATCATATAAGGACACTTGATAGGAATTAAGTAAGGAGAAGAACTAGCTTGGGTTGTATATGTCCATATCGTCCGTCGTAACGAAGTCGATCGTCGTGTTGCCTTTGCCATACATCGTTTCACTTACTTCAAGGGATTCCAGAGTCGGAACCGCCCATTCCTTTTTCACTTGGTTTGTCATGTGGTTTTCACCTCCCTTCAGTAATTTACGTATCATAGTGTCCGCTTCAGGAACCGGTAGATGATCAGGCTCCGCATCAGCATCCGCATCTCCGGCCGGAATGCATGCTCCGGACGCGGTTCCCTGCCGAGCTGCGCCACGGCTTCCTTGATCCGTCCGACATGGAGATAATGTCCCGCGACGGGGTCCGCGCAAAGCTGCAGCAGCTCGCACTCGAGCGATTTCCAGGCCGGGATGACGCGGTGTACCCAATCGGCCCCCTGAATGCCCCGCACGCGTTGGTTCAGCCGGACCTCGTCGGGCAGATAATGCTTTGTCGCCCTGCGGATCAGCGCTCGGTCGAGGCCGCCCTTCACATATTGCTCCACCGGTACCGAGAAGCAGAATCGGACGACCCTGGGGTCGCAGGTCGGATCGCGTTCCCATACGCCGTAGCGCAGGGACAGTTTCGTCGCCGAGGCGCCGTTCTTGTTCGCGACCGCCAAGCTTTGCAGCTTCTCCTTCCGGATCTCCAGCGGATCGTGGATCAGGGTGCCGTTCGTGCCGATCCGGCTGTCCCGAAGCTTAGCGAACACCTCGGTCCGCTTGGCAAAATCGGGATGGATCAACATCGTCGGAATGTCCGGCGCGTTGTCCGCGGCCGCGCTCGACCGCTTCGTAAGGACGGGGAACGCTTCTTTGCAGATGATGGACAGCAGCCTTGAGCCTGCAATTCCTTTGTTGGCCCTGTATTGCCGGAACTCTCGCATAAACTGCAGCCATTTCATCTTTCGGAGCAGCAGCGCATAATAGTAGACGGCCGGTCCCCACGAGACTGTGAAGTTCCCCCGCGCTCCGGTGAGCAGGACGCCCGCACCCTGCCGACCGGCCTGCTCGTGCATGCCCTTCAGCCAGAACGAATTCTCGAAAAACTTATACGGCGTCTCGAGGATGTCCAGCCACTCGTCCACCTGGGACATCGGGCTGATGCCCGCGAAGTCCATGTACCGATCCGAGATGTTTCCCGCATAACGGGCTGTTGCTTTCATGAACCGGGTCTCGTCGGCGGTCGCGCTCGCGGGTGTCCAATCGGTAAAATCGCCGGTCGGGACGTAGCTGTACGTGTGCAGCGTCTTCCCTTCTTCCCGCAGCGTGCGGGCCGCGAAGCTGGCTACGGCTCCCGAGTCGAGGCCTCCGCTCAACGTCGCCGCCACCTGGCGGTGCGTCCGAAGCCGCGACTTCACCGCTTCTCCGAACACGTCCCGGAACGCCTCCTCGTACTCGCCGTCCGACTTCAGCCGCAGCATCTCCTTCGGCTCGAGCGAGCCGTAGCCGAAGAGCGATACTTGGCCGTCCGAGACGGCGATCGCGTGAGCCGGCGGCACTTGGTGAATGTTCCGGTACGGCGTGGCGCCGGCGTCCGTCGACTCGTACATTTCCGGGATCGCCATGAATTCCGCGAGCCAGGATTCGTTCAGCTCCTTCGCCACGCCAGGCAGCGCGAACAGGGGCGCCATCGTCGTGCCGAAGGAGAACCGCCGGGCGTCGCGATGATAATACAGGCACCGATGGCCGAACAGGTCCCTTGCGCCGAAGAGCTTCCGCTTCGCTTCGTCCCAGATGACGAAGGCGAAATCGCCGATCAGGTGTTCTGGCACACCGCGCCCCCATTTCCGGTACGCAAGCAGAATGAGCTCGCTGTCGGTCATGCCGGCGCGGCGGGCGGACCGAACCTGCAGCAGGTCGAACAATTCCCCGCGGTTGTCGAGCATCGCGTCCGAAGCGATCGCGAGCCGATGCTCCGGATCGTAATAGGGCAGCCGTTCGTGCACGGATTCGGGCGTGATCCATTTGGAACGGCAGCCGAGAAACACGGGGCCGTCTGACCATGTCCGGACGTCGTCCGCGTCATAGCGTTCCATCGCGTCCATCATGCCGCCTCCTTCCACGGACCCGGCAGGCTGCCCATCGAACCGGAGCAAACCCGCGATGGCGCTCATTTCTTCCCCCCGCCGCCGGTCAAGTAGGCCGATGCCAAGGACGATAGCCTGCTGCCGAAGGGAACGAGCGACTTCAAACGGTTGATCTTTCGGCTCGTGGCGTCAAGCTGCGCTTTCAGCCGCTGCTGCTCCATGGCGCCGAGCTCCAGGCGTTTCTCGAGCGCGCGCGCAGTCATCTGCAGCCGAAGCGTCTCCGCGTGCCGCCCGTTAGACGCTTCGGCCGTCTCCGCCGGCGCGCTGCCTCTTCCCGGATCAGCTGCGGATTTCAGCGTGTAGCCTTCTTCCCATCTGCAGCCGGTCGCCTCGGCCAATTGTTTGGTCCGCAGCGCGATCAGCTCCGTGTCAGGCTCATGCTCGAAACGCACGCCCGTCAGCTTCTCGGCTTCCTCCAACTCCCCGGCATAGCCGAGCTCGCGGAATATCCGCGCCCCGAGCGTACGGCCGTACAGCTCGATCTCGCGCTTGTCCAGCACGTCTTTCCAGATATGGACGGATTCCTGATTGGGCTCCTTATGGTTCGCCACGAACGGGTCGCCTACGCCCATGCTGAAGTACAAGTCGGACTTGGCGGAATTCATGTAATTGCCGTACGTTTCCATGCCCTCTTCGTACGCGGTGCCGAGAAACCGGCAAACCTCGGTTAATTGCGTCCTCGGTTCCGCCACCAGTTTCTCGTAATGCAGCCGATGCGCGTACGGGTTGTCTCCGGCAAAGTAATGGTAATACCGGAACAGCCCGACGGTCAGGTCCGCGATTTTCATGTCGAAATCCGGATGGCGGAGGCTTCCCGCGAGATCGAAGCCCGCGCCCCTCTGCTTGTTCACTTTCTTGTTCGAGGCGAGGACCGCGAACGGATTCCGGATGAGCCAGATCCGTTTGGATTGCGGAAACAGCGCATCCAGGAATTCAAGCAAATAATAATATCGGGGCGACTTGTCGATGACCAGCTCCGCTCCTGCGCTGCTCTGCAGCAAGCCGTTGTACGCCTGAAGCGCGAACGCGCGGCTCGCGTCCTCGAAGGTTTCCTGCGGCAGGATGCCGTTATAAAACTGGCTGAGAATGCCGGTTCCGCCGTATGCCCTGCGCTGCGGCGACCGGAGATCGTAGAGACTCATCAGAAACCACATTTCCTGCGTGGCGAACATCTTGCTGTGATTTTGCAGCATCACCGTAGCCAAGGAGCTTCCGCTTCTGGGCGTGCAGAGCAGGAAGGCAAGATTGTTGCCGTTCGAATCGACCAAAGCAGTTCACCCTTTGTTGAAATCGTAGTAGAATTTAGGCCGTTCCTTGAGCACCAGCTTGTAAATATCGTCGTTCGTATCCTTGATGCCCTTCAAGTAATCCTTATAAGGCCGGTCCGCGACATTGACGAGCCCGGAGTTATAATGCTCGCCCCATTCGCCCTGCCAGTACCTGCCGAGCCCGGCTTGATCGACGTAATTGAACAGGTGCGCGCCCACGATGTAAGGCAGTGTGGCGACGCCTTCCACGTAATTCCGGTAACGCATCCCTCGCTGGAATTGATTCGACGCCGAATTCGGAAGCAGCGGCTTCAGCCCCTGCTCGCCGGTGCCGTAGCCGAATTCGCTGAGCAGGATCGGTTTGCCGCCCGACTTTTCGTAGACATCCTGCAGGAGATCCGTCTCGATCTTGTAGCTGTAATAGTTGATGCTGATGACGTCCACGTATTTGCCTTCCGTCTCGGCAAGCGGATCCCGGAATTTCTTGTTGTGGAAGGTCGTCGTGATCCACCGGTCGCCGAGCAGCAAATGATTGGGATCGTATTTGCGGTAGATGCGCGAAACGGTCCCGAAGAACGTATCCAGGTAGTACGCGTAGAAGTCGTCCATGTCGCGCCAGGATGCCGACGTTTTGACCGGCATATCGGCCTCCCCCAAGTCGTCGAACGACTCGAACTTCGTGCCCCAAGCGGCGTTGAACGCGGCGATGGTTTCATACTTGTCGAGCATCCGCTCTACCAGCTTCCCTTTGATGGCGGCCGAGCTCGCCTTCAGCTTCGGCACGTTGGAATAGAACTTATGAAAATCGTATTCGTTGTCGATGAAGTACCCGATCAGCATCCGGTCGTCCTTATGCGGCGTCAGCGCCTTCTGGAACGTGGCGTCGATCTTCGCTTCGGCGTTCGGCGCGAAGATGTCGAAGATCGAGATGCCGTCCAGCTTTGCCCAGCCCATGCGGTTCAGCGGGAGCATTCGCACATAAGGCATTTTGCCTTCTTCGCCGTATTTCTCGGTCGAATAGTTGCCTACGCCGTTAAAGCCCCATTTTTGCAGCCGGGAGACCGCTGCCGAATAGACGGAATGCTCGGTGGGAAAGACGCCGGTCTTGCGGTAGACGTTAGCCATATAGAAGGAGTAGTTGTCCTTCCCGATGTACGCGCGCTTGTATTCGCCCTCGTACGGCGGAACGGATTCGAACTTAAGCTCCCGTCCCTTCACCATCGTATACGTTTCGTTGGCCGTCACGCCGTTTACCGCCAAGCTGAAATACAGGTCCCCGTTCGGCGTCGTCATGACTTTGCGGCCGTCCATCTGCTGAATCGCGAAATATCCGCTTTCCTTCAGGCCGTATGTCGACGCGCTGCCGGCGAGTCCGCCGTAACCGTCGCGGTCGGAGGGCGTCTTGAGGCTGTCGTAATACGCTTCGTCCTTACTTGCGTCATCGGCCAATTGCTTGTCGCTCGACACCTTCTCGGTGAAGCTCGCTTTCTTCATCTGGCCATATTTGTCGACTTCGATTTCGCTGCCGGCGTTGAGCGAGAAGTTGCGGATCGGGCTCGGGACCAAACCGTCCTTGACCGCATACGCCTCCAAGACGTTATAGCCGGTCAGCTCCAGAGGCGCAGTGTACGGGAGGAAATCAGGTCCCTTGTTTAACCGGTAATAGATGCGCGCCCCAAGCGTTTCGGTCGATAGCTCGGCTTTGGCCGCAGCGCCGGTCTTCGACGAAGACAGCTTGACGGAAGCCGTGTTCTGATTGATGACGACCTTGGACATTTGCGGCGACCAGGAATTCGCCGCCCCGGCCAGCATGATTTTCAAATACCGCGTGTGGGCGGGCAGAGCCAAAGCCTCGTAGGAATACGCTTGCCAATCGCTTTGCGAATAACCAGTGGTATCCGCCCGCGCGGCAATTTCGGTATACTGCTTGCCGTCTGCCGAAGCGAAGAACCGCTGGTTCTCGATCGCAACGCCCGTGAAGAAGCTGCTGTAAACCGTGAAGGAATGGATATCGTACTCCGTCCGGTATACGATATAACCCGACCCGCTCGAGGTGCGCGTCGCCCGGCTTCCGTCGTTGTTGAAAAATCCGGGGTCGTTCTTCGCGATGTACAGGTTGGAACGGCCGTCGCTTAGCTTAAAGCTGTCTAGGTTGTCGATTAGTCCGGTTGGCGCGGCGTCCGAGGAAGCCGTCTCATACTGGTAGGTCGACACCTGGCTGGCCGCCGACTTGCCCGTTCCCGAATGGTTGACGGCAGTGGTCTTCAGCGTCAGCTTGCCGAGCACCGGAATCGGAGTGCTGTAATGCTTTCGGGTCAGCGAGCTTCGCGGATCGCTGCCGTCGGTCGTGTAATAGACCGTTTCGCCCGCTTCGCCCCGGTTCAGCATGATCATGCGGCCGTAAGGCACCGTCCCCGAAGGAACGCTCGCGTCTACGATCGCAGGTCCGTTCAGCACAACCTTCCCGATCGACGGGGATGGGTTCGCTCCCCCGCCCTGGAAGGTGATTTTCAAATATCTTGTGTCTCCCGGAAAGCCCCTCGACTCGTATTCGAGGGTATTCTCGCCGCTCTCGTGAATATCCGGCGTGATCTCCTTGTACGTCTTGCCGTCCCTTGAGATCGATAGGGTCGGATGGCTGTGCTGCTGCCCCGAAGCAGAATAAGCGTAAATCGAAAACGAGCGGAGGAAGCTTTTTTCCTGCGTCCGGTAGACCATGTATTCCCCAGAAACGCCGCTTGGCTTCACGCGCGTCGGATCGAGCTTATCGCCCGAAAGATTTTGCAACTTGAGCGAATCGGAATGCCGATACACCTGGTTCCAATTAACGAGCGAATCGACTTCGATTTCGTAGGCGGGCGGAACGGCGTCTCCAAGCACGGGCGCCGGAACCAAAACGGCGCAGATGCCGAGTGCCGCCAAGCACACCAATTTCTTTTTCACTTTTGTTCTCCTTTTTGCCTTCTAGTCGACCAAGGCTGACACTTCCTCCTTGACTTCCTGGTTCAGACGTGGACGGCCGATGGAATAATAGATGAAGGATGTTTCCGCCAAATCGCGTTCCTTGAATACGTTCCGTCCGTCGATCAGAATCGGCTTTCTCAGAATCGATTGCAGCAGTTTAAGGTCCGCATGCACGAATTCGTCCCATTCCGTCAGCAGGCACAACGCGTCCGCGCCGGTCGCGGCTTCCAAGGCATCGTCGCACCACATCACGCCGTTGTCCCCGTACATGCTCCGGAAGTTTCGCATCGCGATCGGATCGTACGCTTTCACATGCGCGCCGCTCCGGATCAAATATTGGATGATTTCCAACGCCGGCGATTCCCGGACGTCGTCAGTATTCGGCTTGAAGGCCAGTCCCCAGACGGCGATCGTCTTCCCCTGCAGTTCCTCGTCGAAAATCGTTTCCAGCTTCCGGATGACGCTCATCCGCTGATCCTGGTTCACTTCGACGACCGCACGCAGCAGCTTGAACTCGTAATCGACGTGGCCCGCGATTTGGATCAACGCCCGCGTATCTTTCGGGAAGCAGGACCCGCCGTAACCGATCCCCGCTTTCAGAAACGCATGGCCGATCCGTTTGTCGTAACCCATACCTTCAGCGACGCGGGTCACGTCGGCGCCGACCTTCTCGCAAATGTTCGCGATTTCGTTGATGAACGAGATTTTCGTCGCCAGGAACGCGTTGGATGCGTATTTCAGCATCTCCGCGCTCCGGATGTCCGTCACGACGATGTGCTCCGTCAGCTTCCGGTGCAGCTGCACGATGATATCGGCGGCGCTCTCGGAATCGGCGCCGATCACGATCCGGTCGGGATGCATCGTATCCTGCACGGCGGAGCCTTCCCGCAGAAACTCCGGAAGCGAAATGCTGTCGAACCGCTCGCTCGTCCGGCTTCGGATCAGATTGCCCACGCGTTCGTTCGTGCCGACGGGCACGGTGCTTTTCACGGCGATGATTTTATAGCCGTTCATCGCCTGCGCGATTTCGATGGCCGCCTGGTCGATATAGGCCAGGTTCGCTTCGCCGTTCGGGAGCGAAGGCGTGCCGACCGCGATGATGACGATCTCCGACTGCTCGACCGCTTCGCGCAGGTCGACCGTGTAGCTCAGCCTTCCGGCAGCCGAATTCTTAACCGAGAGCTCCTGCAGGCCGGGCTCGTAAATCGGAATGCCCCCGTTCTGCAAGGTTTCGACTTTCGCCCGGTCCTTGTCGACGCAGACGACCCGATGGCCGAGCTCCGCGTAGCAGATTCCCGACACGAGCCCGACATAACCGGTGCCGATGACTGTGATATTCATTTTCTTCAGCTCCTAAAGCGTTTTGTTTGCAAAATGCGGCATCGTAGGCATAAGCTTGGCGTTTGTTTGCAAAACGCGGCATCGTAAGCATAAGCTTGGCGTTTTGTTTGCAAAATGCAGCATCGTAAGCATAAGCTTTGCGTCATCCGAAAACGCGGTAAGCCTTATTCTCTAAACGCGGCAAAGTTGAACGATTTCGCTCCAATCCAGCTCGAGCCGGACGATATCCTCTTCGATGAGCTGCGACCCGGTTTGGACCTCGATGATCTCGATGTCCGTTTCCGCCCGCAGACTGTGCTTGTTATCCTTCGGAATCGAAATGACGTCGCCTTCCTTGACGGAGAAGCGGTACTCGTTCAGGATCATGTCCCCGCTGCCGGAGACGACCGTCCAGACCTCGTCGCGCAGGCTGTGGTACTGGTAGCTCAGGTTTTTGCCGCCTGCGATGAAGATCCGTTTCGTAAGCACTTCCCGGCCGTCCGGGTAGCGGATGTAATCCAGCACGCGATACCGGCCCCATCGCCGCTCCTCATACATCGGACGCTGATCCGAATGCTTCATGACTTCCTTGATCTGCGGGCTCGCCGCTTTGTCCGCGACCAGAATACCGTCGGGGCTCGCCGCTACGATGACGTCGGACAGGCCCATCAGCGTGATCGGAACGTCCAGCTCGTTGATGACATGCGTATTCAGCGAGCCTTCCGTGATGATGCCTTTGCCGATCACGGGGGTTTCGATTTCCTCGGTCAGCGTGTTCCACGTGCCCAAATCCTTCCATGGCCCGTCGTATTGGACGGCCGCGACGCGGTTCGCCCGTTCCACCACTTCGTAATCGAAGCTGATTTTAGGTAGTTTGTCGTACCGCTTCAGCATTTCCTCGTACTGTATCGGCAGCTCGTTCGCGATCAGGATCGTGATGAGGAAATCAAGCTTGAACGCGAACACGCCGCAGTTCCATAGCGCGGATTGGCGGATCATCGCTTCCGCTTCTTCCTTGACGGGCTTCTCGCGGAAGCTGTGCACGTCGACGAAAGGCCGATCGGCTCCGGCTTCCTCCTTCGGAATGATGTAACCGTACTTCTCCGACGGATATGTCGGCTTCACGCCCATGAGCGCGAGGTCGGCATCGGAATGATCCAGCACGTGCTCCAGCCGCTTTAGCGATTGGAAGAACGAGTTCTCGACGTACGGATCGACAGGCATGACGACGATCGTTTCGTTCAAATTCACGCTTTCGATCGAATACAGGTACGTGGCCGCGAGCGCGATGGCGGGGAACGTATCCCTTCGCTCCGGTTCGACGATCAGGTTGATGTCGCTGCCCAGCTGGCTGTAGATCATTTCGACCTGCGGTTTGCTGGTGGCCACATAGGCATGATTTTGCAAATCGGCTTCACCCAGCTGCCCCCAAACCCGTTGAATCATGGACTCCAGCTTTCCGTCGCCGTTCTTAAGGATTTTCAGAAACTGTTTGGAACGGGAGTCGTTCGACAGCGGCCATAACCTTTTGCCCGAGCCGCCCGATAGAAGTACGATTTTCATACGATTCCTCCATTCTATTTGCCTATCGGATCCGCCATCAATGTCGCTGACGTTATGCCTCCGGTCCAGGTACGGTAGTAGCTGGCGTTCTTGCCGTAAGAGTTGTCCATTAGAATGTTCGGCTTGTCCATGAGGCAGGAAAGAATATGGCCGTGAAGCCTTGACGTCTGTACCGTCTTATAGTTGCTGAACCGGCTGACCGCCTTGTTCACGAGATAGTCGGTGTATTTCCCCCAGAACTTGCTTAGGGGGAGCTTGCCGCTGCCCTTTTGCAGCATTTTGTTAAACACGCGGATCGACTTATGCTCGACGCCGTTGAAGAGCGTCGCCCAGTCCAAGTAATCGCCTTGGCCGGAGGCTTCCAGCCGCTCCTGCTCCGCCGTCTTCTCGATGTCGGTCCGGAGGAAGCAGAGGAGCTCCTTGCCTGGCATGTTCTTGCTGTGAATCGGCCAGAGCTGGTGCGCCATGTCCGGAGACAGATAGACGTTGCACGTCGTGAACCTGACGTTTGCCATTTCCTGCGACAGCGTGTCGCGGACGTAGAGGTGCAGGTCCGAATGCCGGTTGAACACCGCCGCCGTCCGGTCGAACTCGCTCTCGTTCTTGTAGAAGATCGTCTGCGGCAGGATCACCACGCGATGTCCGGGATATTCGGCCACGATCTTCTCGCGCAGCTTCTGATGCGCCGGATACAAGTCGCCGAAGTTGCCGCCGCCATGCAGCAC encodes:
- a CDS encoding sulfotransferase, whose product is MVDSNGNNLAFLLCTPRSGSSLATVMLQNHSKMFATQEMWFLMSLYDLRSPQRRAYGGTGILSQFYNGILPQETFEDASRAFALQAYNGLLQSSAGAELVIDKSPRYYYLLEFLDALFPQSKRIWLIRNPFAVLASNKKVNKQRGAGFDLAGSLRHPDFDMKIADLTVGLFRYYHYFAGDNPYAHRLHYEKLVAEPRTQLTEVCRFLGTAYEEGMETYGNYMNSAKSDLYFSMGVGDPFVANHKEPNQESVHIWKDVLDKREIELYGRTLGARIFRELGYAGELEEAEKLTGVRFEHEPDTELIALRTKQLAEATGCRWEEGYTLKSAADPGRGSAPAETAEASNGRHAETLRLQMTARALEKRLELGAMEQQRLKAQLDATSRKINRLKSLVPFGSRLSSLASAYLTGGGGKK
- a CDS encoding chitobiase/beta-hexosaminidase C-terminal domain-containing protein: MKKKLVCLAALGICAVLVPAPVLGDAVPPAYEIEVDSLVNWNQVYRHSDSLKLQNLSGDKLDPTRVKPSGVSGEYMVYRTQEKSFLRSFSIYAYSASGQQHSHPTLSISRDGKTYKEITPDIHESGENTLEYESRGFPGDTRYLKITFQGGGANPSPSIGKVVLNGPAIVDASVPSGTVPYGRMIMLNRGEAGETVYYTTDGSDPRSSLTRKHYSTPIPVLGKLTLKTTAVNHSGTGKSAASQVSTYQYETASSDAAPTGLIDNLDSFKLSDGRSNLYIAKNDPGFFNNDGSRATRTSSGSGYIVYRTEYDIHSFTVYSSFFTGVAIENQRFFASADGKQYTEIAARADTTGYSQSDWQAYSYEALALPAHTRYLKIMLAGAANSWSPQMSKVVINQNTASVKLSSSKTGAAAKAELSTETLGARIYYRLNKGPDFLPYTAPLELTGYNVLEAYAVKDGLVPSPIRNFSLNAGSEIEVDKYGQMKKASFTEKVSSDKQLADDASKDEAYYDSLKTPSDRDGYGGLAGSASTYGLKESGYFAIQQMDGRKVMTTPNGDLYFSLAVNGVTANETYTMVKGRELKFESVPPYEGEYKRAYIGKDNYSFYMANVYRKTGVFPTEHSVYSAAVSRLQKWGFNGVGNYSTEKYGEEGKMPYVRMLPLNRMGWAKLDGISIFDIFAPNAEAKIDATFQKALTPHKDDRMLIGYFIDNEYDFHKFYSNVPKLKASSAAIKGKLVERMLDKYETIAAFNAAWGTKFESFDDLGEADMPVKTSASWRDMDDFYAYYLDTFFGTVSRIYRKYDPNHLLLGDRWITTTFHNKKFRDPLAETEGKYVDVISINYYSYKIETDLLQDVYEKSGGKPILLSEFGYGTGEQGLKPLLPNSASNQFQRGMRYRNYVEGVATLPYIVGAHLFNYVDQAGLGRYWQGEWGEHYNSGLVNVADRPYKDYLKGIKDTNDDIYKLVLKERPKFYYDFNKG
- a CDS encoding UDP-glucose/GDP-mannose dehydrogenase family protein, producing the protein MNITVIGTGYVGLVSGICYAELGHRVVCVDKDRAKVETLQNGGIPIYEPGLQELSVKNSAAGRLSYTVDLREAVEQSEIVIIAVGTPSLPNGEANLAYIDQAAIEIAQAMNGYKIIAVKSTVPVGTNERVGNLIRSRTSERFDSISLPEFLREGSAVQDTMHPDRIVIGADSESAADIIVQLHRKLTEHIVVTDIRSAEMLKYASNAFLATKISFINEIANICEKVGADVTRVAEGMGYDKRIGHAFLKAGIGYGGSCFPKDTRALIQIAGHVDYEFKLLRAVVEVNQDQRMSVIRKLETIFDEELQGKTIAVWGLAFKPNTDDVRESPALEIIQYLIRSGAHVKAYDPIAMRNFRSMYGDNGVMWCDDALEAATGADALCLLTEWDEFVHADLKLLQSILRKPILIDGRNVFKERDLAETSFIYYSIGRPRLNQEVKEEVSALVD
- a CDS encoding polysaccharide pyruvyl transferase family protein — translated: METAQFAHPMDELKNRLRHILNVIPPHSKIYYIDYPVHGNGGDLLIMKGTEVFFKDHRIHVQARYSVLDFPDGLAIPKDHIIVLHGGGNFGDLYPAHQKLREKIVAEYPGHRVVILPQTIFYKNESEFDRTAAVFNRHSDLHLYVRDTLSQEMANVRFTTCNVYLSPDMAHQLWPIHSKNMPGKELLCFLRTDIEKTAEQERLEASGQGDYLDWATLFNGVEHKSIRVFNKMLQKGSGKLPLSKFWGKYTDYLVNKAVSRFSNYKTVQTSRLHGHILSCLMDKPNILMDNSYGKNASYYRTWTGGITSATLMADPIGK
- a CDS encoding asparagine synthase-related protein; translation: MSAIAGLLRFDGQPAGSVEGGGMMDAMERYDADDVRTWSDGPVFLGCRSKWITPESVHERLPYYDPEHRLAIASDAMLDNRGELFDLLQVRSARRAGMTDSELILLAYRKWGRGVPEHLIGDFAFVIWDEAKRKLFGARDLFGHRCLYYHRDARRFSFGTTMAPLFALPGVAKELNESWLAEFMAIPEMYESTDAGATPYRNIHQVPPAHAIAVSDGQVSLFGYGSLEPKEMLRLKSDGEYEEAFRDVFGEAVKSRLRTHRQVAATLSGGLDSGAVASFAARTLREEGKTLHTYSYVPTGDFTDWTPASATADETRFMKATARYAGNISDRYMDFAGISPMSQVDEWLDILETPYKFFENSFWLKGMHEQAGRQGAGVLLTGARGNFTVSWGPAVYYYALLLRKMKWLQFMREFRQYRANKGIAGSRLLSIICKEAFPVLTKRSSAAADNAPDIPTMLIHPDFAKRTEVFAKLRDSRIGTNGTLIHDPLEIRKEKLQSLAVANKNGASATKLSLRYGVWERDPTCDPRVVRFCFSVPVEQYVKGGLDRALIRRATKHYLPDEVRLNQRVRGIQGADWVHRVIPAWKSLECELLQLCADPVAGHYLHVGRIKEAVAQLGREPRPEHAFRPEMRMLMRSLIIYRFLKRTL
- a CDS encoding paeninodin family lasso peptide, which translates into the protein MTNQVKKEWAVPTLESLEVSETMYGKGNTTIDFVTTDDMDIYNPS
- a CDS encoding sugar phosphate nucleotidyltransferase; the encoded protein is MKIVLLSGGSGKRLWPLSNDSRSKQFLKILKNGDGKLESMIQRVWGQLGEADLQNHAYVATSKPQVEMIYSQLGSDINLIVEPERRDTFPAIALAATYLYSIESVNLNETIVVMPVDPYVENSFFQSLKRLEHVLDHSDADLALMGVKPTYPSEKYGYIIPKEEAGADRPFVDVHSFREKPVKEEAEAMIRQSALWNCGVFAFKLDFLITILIANELPIQYEEMLKRYDKLPKISFDYEVVERANRVAAVQYDGPWKDLGTWNTLTEEIETPVIGKGIITEGSLNTHVINELDVPITLMGLSDVIVAASPDGILVADKAASPQIKEVMKHSDQRPMYEERRWGRYRVLDYIRYPDGREVLTKRIFIAGGKNLSYQYHSLRDEVWTVVSGSGDMILNEYRFSVKEGDVISIPKDNKHSLRAETDIEIIEVQTGSQLIEEDIVRLELDWSEIVQLCRV